From the genome of Vicia villosa cultivar HV-30 ecotype Madison, WI linkage group LG2, Vvil1.0, whole genome shotgun sequence, one region includes:
- the LOC131650031 gene encoding uncharacterized protein LOC131650031 — protein sequence MDSDVKLRDEKGYFAICKMRIRGIDGKGQWRIVQGHKSLWLDVLKASYGNLCLQIIYDGDSFKLASSSFWWRDILKVSIVSSNPLNIDPIVSNCNFIVGNGFNTPFWESCWWNNCILKEAFPDLFLASSLKKVSVAVVGEWNNGCWKWEDLGISVVGRDAIFLNSFSVLKDSLDSFGGLNNSKDYAVWLLDLEKGYTVASCYGLYASRRIPYGPPIKGDEAFNLIWKADVPFKIKAFVWRLFLNRLPTKDLLVYRGIAITHSNLNCTFCEAHVEEADHLFSKCFVIKLVWKEIASWVGFTGWEEEECVPFFVKWHSLSRGKKIKSGKLGVLWLAILG from the exons atggactcCGAcgtaaagttaagggacgaaaaagggtattttgccattTGTAAAATGAGAATAAGGGGTATTGATGGAAAAGGACA GTGGAGGATAGTTCAAGGTCATAAGTCTTTATGGTTAGATGTGTTAAAGGCCAGTTACGGcaatttgtgtttgcaaattATTTATGATGGAGATTCTTTCaagcttgcttcttcttctttttggtggAGAGATATTTTAAAGGTTAGTATTGTGTCTTCTAATCCTTTAAATATTGATCCCATTGTTTCGAATTGCAATTTCATTGTTGGAAATGGTTTTAATACCCCTTTTTGGGAGTCTTGTTGGTggaataattgtattttaaagGAGGCTTTTCCAGATCTTTTTTTGGCTTCTTCTTTAAAAAAAGTTTCGGTAGCGGTTGTGGGAGAGTGGAATAATGGGTGTTGGAAATGGGAGGATCTTGGTATTTCGGTTGTGGGAAGGGATGCAATCTTTTTGAATTCTTTTTCGGTGTTGAAAGATAGTTTGGACTCTTTCGGTGGCTTAAATAATTCGAAGGATTATGCGGTTTGGTTGTTGGATTTGGAGAAAGGATATACGGTTGCTTCTTGTTATGGTTTGTATGCTTCTAGGCGTATCCCTTACGGTCCTCCGATCAAGGGGGATGAGGCCTTCAATTTGATTTGGAAAGCGGATGTTCCGTTTAAGATTAAAGCGTTTGTTTGGAGGCTCTTTTTGAATAGGTTACCTACTAAAGATTTattggtgtatagaggtattgCTATTACTCATTCTAATTTAAATTGTACTTTTTGTGAAGCTCATGTGGAAGAGGCGGATCATTTGTTTTCTAAATGCTTTGTGATTAAGTTGGTTTGGAAAGAAATTGCTTCGTGGGTGGGTTTTACGGGTTGGGAGGAGGAAGAATGTGTTCCTTTTTTTGTGAAATGGCATTCTTTGAGCCGAGGTAAAAAGATTAAAAGCGGCAAACTGGGGGTGTTATGGTTAGCCATACTTGGATAA